The DNA segment GTGTGATCGCTTCCTTAAGAATTTTCTTCTGTTTCACTAGACTGATTGAAGCGGGCTTTTTCCAGGCAAGTCTGAAGGCAGAGGACATATTAAATTCATGGCCAGATACTGAATTAGGTCAAATCCTGCAAGAATATGGGGAAGAAAGCAACTGGCGAGTGCTTCTGAAAAAGATTGTTCAAGCTCGAAATCATGGTGGGTTGCATTCCACTGGTGAATTGGTAGATCTTATCCGGAGTGTGACTCCAGTGACTAGAGGTAGGTTCTTTTCCATCCATCTACTGTCGTTCTGGTTTACACTCTAGCATACCTTCTGAAAACGAACATGCCTTCTACACTGCTCCACTGTCCTCATTTCTTGTAAAAGACGGTTAAATCACTTGGCTTGTAGCAACAACATAGATGATACGAATTATGCGAAATTGATCTGTAACATATATTCACTGAGTGAATAATTAATCACTGAATTGCTCTAGGGGGTAGACAAGGTTGGATAAAGACAGCAACACGGGTGTTTCAAGCTCTGAGAATTGCCGTGAACGATGAACTCAAGACATTGGAGAATTCCCTCTATGCTTCTTTCGATTGTCTTGCCCCTGGTGGTAGGCTTGCTGTCATTTCCTTTCACAGTTTGGAGGACAGAATTGTGAAACAAACATTTCTCAACATCATTGACCGCAACAAAGAAGACAGCAAAGAGGGAAATGAagatgagagaagaagagatcTGAAACAGATCAGAAATGACAACCAGGTAAACGAACTGTGGATTAAACAAATGATTGAAGGCTGGAATGGAACAATTCTCACTAAGAGACCGATTACACCATCTGAAGCAGAGGAAAGATTGAATCGCCGCAGCAGGAGTGCTAAGCTCAGGGTGATACAAAAGGCTTGAAATTAGATTACTGATTTGTCAGCCATTGATTCATTGAAGGGGGGAAACTGGCATGTGATCTATATTAAGCTATATGAATGTTGTATGATTTTCCACcctcatcaattcatcattctTGAATATCCAGGTAGCTTATATTTAGGGGTGGATCTAAGCCGAACCAGCTTTGGCGCGGTGTTTGGCACAAAGAAAGTTGAACTCAAGTGGGAAAATAACAGACTTAAAAAGAAAGGACTTTAACACAAATGGAAAATTTGAAGAGGTTTTCAGAAAGtaacaataattgaattttttacaaatattatcatatttgtttAGCAATTGTTATAGAATATCAACTAAAGCAATGGAAAGTTCTTTATGCGTTCTAATGTAATCAATATTTTTAGACCCGGATTAGTATAAACTGGGTTAGGGGTTGGTTCAGAACTTAAATGTTTTAATCATcggttaaaataaataaatattaaaataatattcaataaaaagagAATTATAATTTGATGGTTTCGAGGTAGATATTCTTGAGGAGatagattttatttgaatttgcaATGTAAAGTTTTGTACTCTTTGACAAATTATAGCACTCCAAATCATGTTTAATTGAATCatgtatagtattatatattaaaaatttatttttttatatcgtatttaaaatatcatattatattgtatgatataaattttaaaaataaaataataaaaaaattctaattgatatattattattttagaaaaaattacatacatttaaaaatttaagagtttttatatacaattgtattatattatcattttctttaaaaaatatattgataatatatattatatcataagatatatttattataatgtattaatttaatatatcttataatatatattattttctgtatatatcatatcatattataaaatatgtatcgaatatcatataattctaataattatatCCTCAgggattaaaatatatttaaatattgattggttaaatttggcttttgaagatgtttgatGGATCCACAATTACATGATTTATGAAAGTATTCTTTTAGGGGCATATATTGTGggtaattttgtcaattttatttattttacgtttgataaatttgataattattttaaattaaggatgagctccaattaaactcaaatttgagcaGCCTTTTGGCTTAGATTCaggttaaatttattaaaaataatttaaatttaacttaaataaaatagattttgacctaaattttatttaaatttatgttatgaacctataatataaattaataatttaagttCGTGATTTATGgataacaattttacttatcccataataaataaaattatgttatttttataattatttaacataatttaaattaaattaatgaggggatattaattaaaataggtaaaattttttccgcttaaacttttttaggcaaacttacagtcattttatctttataagtaaatttatttataattctaaaaataccctTCCAACCCTGTAGATGTAGGCGTTAGAAGGAAGGTACGGTGCGTGCGATGCGTACAGAGTGCGCataccctcatatatatatatataaacaaacagaGTGCGAGGGTGTGCGCAGTGCGTGCGGTGCACGCgccattttttatatatatatattaaatattataatatttaatataatatacataaataataataataataattttttaatataaattatatcattatatatatttaaaaattattattattatttatatatattatattaaatattataatatttaatataatatatataaataataataataatttttaaatatatataatgatataatttatattaaaaaattattattattattatttatgtatattatattaaatattataatatttaatatatatttattatatattttaaatattatattatattatttaatatatatatatatataagaaagggtgcgcgcagttgtttatgtatattatatgaCGGTGCACGCACTCTGTACACACCGCGCGCACTTCGCATATACCACGCGCACCGAGCACACTCCGTACCTTCCTTCCAGTGCCTACACCTACAGGGTTGGGAgagtatttttggagttacaaaaaaatttgcttataaaaagtaaaactactgtacgtttgcctaaaaacgTTTACGCGAAAAagtttttacctattttaattaatattccaattatgagtcaaattaaattgaattatgctATCAATTTGATTCGCATGGCCCAAACAGAACCCTTTTGAGTTTGAAATATGAACCAACTGCttcgatttgattttaatttgagtttaacttaaattaatacaaattaagcCAAACAAAACCGAGTTAGTTTTCAAGACCGAGACAGGTCGATTCGGTTCTAACACTatttaaagttgaaatataaCCCTTAGATTCTGATTATTTTCGCTAATTCCCCTGACAAAACAGACTTCTCACTTTTAACCTTCAGAATCAATCCGATATGCAACTGTTAACGTCCAGAGCTAGTGAAGATGTTAAGCTCCGCCATAACACTTGCAAGCCTTTGTCCACAACAACTCTTCTTTCCCAACTCGAACCCCATCAAAGTAAAATCCAGCTCTTCATATTTCTGTCATAGCAATCACTCACACAACATTAGCAATAAAAGATTTCAACTAGACTTGCTTcaattttttcactcaaaatcgAGCCTTTGCCTCAACTGTTCCATCAGCCAGGGAACTTCCAGTGCTGGAGATAATATCCCACATGACCAGCACTTAAAGGtacagataaaaatatttattatttatttatttgcagcTTCTCTGTTTTGGACTTTATGgctgaaaatttagttttttgttcTTTGTTGTCTCAGGAGAGTAAAGGGTTCTGGGATTAATGGAAGGTGAGAGCTTTTTAAGCTGAACTACAAGCTCAAtcatcaattcttttttttttctttctttatatgtaGTTTtgttaagaaaagaaaagaacccACCTGGCTGATGAGAAAATTACtgagagaaaaggaagaagggGGAACTTTTCGCATTGTGACTTGAATTTTTTGACCACTTAACTCAACTCAGATGGCCCTTGTATCTGCATAGGAAATTATATATTCGAACCCCATTGCAAAGTAAAACTATTGGTGATATACAAACTCCAAAAGGCCTTTGCTTTGCTATCTTTCGATGTTGTTACAGAACAATGCATTTAACATTCTTCATGTGCATAGACATCAAGTAGCTTCAAGAATCTTAAGCAAATATCACTTTCTGTTGAGAAAGACTCACTGTACCTATCACTCATCAACCAACCACACCCATGTGAATCTCCTCACAATTGCCTCAAACTCCAAATCTCTGCGCCAAACTAAACAAGTCCATGCCTTTGCACTCCACAATGGATTTCTTCCTAGAAGTGTTTCTCTCTGTGCCTCTTTGATCCTCCGCTATGCTGCTTTCCAAGAATCCaatgcttgtttccttctctttgAACAGACTATTAGTTATTGCCACACTGCATTTCTGTGGAATACTTTCATTCGGGCTCTATTGGTTGCCCGTGTTCATGATGGTTTTGTTACCTATAATCGAATGGTTAGGACCAGAGTTCCGCTTGATAACCATACCTTCCCTTTTGTTCTCAAGGCATGTGCTGATAATTTGGAACTCCAAAAGGGTATGGAGATTCATGGGCATCTGTTCAAACTTGGTTTTGAAATGGATGTTTTTGTGGGTAATACCCTGTTGTTGTTTTATGGTAATTGTGGGCTTTTGGAAAATGTTAGGAGTGTGTTTGATGAAATGCGTGAGAGAGATATTGTTTCCTGGAATACAATTATAGGATTACTTTCGGTTAATGGCTGCTATGTGGAGGCGCTTGATTTATATTGTGATATGATTTTAAGGTCTGGGTTTAAACCAAACTCAGTTACTATTGTTAGTATCTTGCCAGTTTGCGGGAGCCTTGCAAATGAGGTCATGGCAAGGCAGATTCATTGTTTTGTTGTGAAGGTTGGGTTGGGTGTTCAGGCGACTATTAGTAATGCACTGGTTGATGTGTATGGTAAATGTGGAAATATGATGGCTTCAAGGCAAGTTTTTGATGAAATGGTAGAGAGGAACGAAGTTTCCTGGAATGCCGTAATTGCTAGTCTTGCTCATACAGGGTGTAACAAGGATGCATTAGATATGTTTAGGCTGATGATTTGTGCTGGGCTGACACCAAACTCTATTgctatatctattattttaccTGTGTTGGTTGAAGAAGAATTATTTGGGTTAGGAAAGGAAATCCATGGGTTCTGTTTAAGAATGGGCATTGAATCTGATGTGTTTGTTGCCAACTCAATGATTGATATGTATGCAAAATCAGGCCATCAATCTGAAGCTTCCTCTCTGTTTCACAATATGCTTGTAAAGAATGTTGTTACTTGGAATGCCATGATTGCTAATTTCACTCAAAACGGGCAAGAGTTAGCGGCTCTAGAGCTATTAAGAGCAATGTCAGTACATAACGAGATACCTAATTCTGTCACTTTGACGAATGTTCTTCCAGCTTGTGTACGAGTTGGTTTCCTTCGTCCA comes from the Mangifera indica cultivar Alphonso unplaced genomic scaffold, CATAS_Mindica_2.1 Un_0002, whole genome shotgun sequence genome and includes:
- the LOC123205189 gene encoding pentatricopeptide repeat-containing protein At4g14170-like, coding for MLLQNNAFNILHVHRHQVASRILSKYHFLLRKTHCTYHSSTNHTHVNLLTIASNSKSLRQTKQVHAFALHNGFLPRSVSLCASLILRYAAFQESNACFLLFEQTISYCHTAFLWNTFIRALLVARVHDGFVTYNRMVRTRVPLDNHTFPFVLKACADNLELQKGMEIHGHLFKLGFEMDVFVGNTLLLFYGNCGLLENVRSVFDEMRERDIVSWNTIIGLLSVNGCYVEALDLYCDMILRSGFKPNSVTIVSILPVCGSLANEVMARQIHCFVVKVGLGVQATISNALVDVYGKCGNMMASRQVFDEMVERNEVSWNAVIASLAHTGCNKDALDMFRLMICAGLTPNSIAISIILPVLVEEELFGLGKEIHGFCLRMGIESDVFVANSMIDMYAKSGHQSEASSLFHNMLVKNVVTWNAMIANFTQNGQELAALELLRAMSVHNEIPNSVTLTNVLPACVRVGFLRPGKEIHAVTIRMGFNLDLFVTNALTDVYAKCGRLDLAQSVFDISCRDEISYNILIVSYAQTSDCSKSLSLFSEMGLKGMMHDVVSFVGAISACGKLAATKQGKEIHAVVTRKLFHTHLFVANSLLDFYSRCGRIDIADKIFVRIPNKDAASWNTMILGYGMLGDLDMAIDLFENMRERGVQYDSVSYIAVLSACSHGGFVEKGRKYFEEMQAQNIKPTQMHYACMVDLLGRAGLMEDVVELIKNLPIIPESNIWGALLGACRIHGNIELGSWAAEHLLKLKPEHCGYYILLSNMYAEAGKWDEANKIRELMKSRGAKKNPGYSWVQTGDQVQAFVVGELMENSTPGLWHEEHG